The following nucleotide sequence is from Paenibacillus andongensis.
GCTAATGACGAAACGCCTTGTGCTTGATTTTACATATAACATCAGAACTGGAATCATGAGAAAACTAAATGTGAAAATAATAAAAGGCGTCATTAGAGATAGCAATGAGACGATCGTCACTGCGCTCCATATGATGCTTTGCCAACTTCGTTTCCCCAACCGGGCTCACCTCTTACGTAAATGTTCTTCTAGCGATGAAATGTCGCCGTACCAGTCCTCAAGTTGATGGCCCTCTTGGCGGTGCTTCTTCATTTTCTCAACAATAGCTTCGTCTAAACTGTGAAAGGAAATGCCTAGTCTTCTGCCCAGGATGTAACCGCTCGAAATTAAGCTGGCTAATCCATCAACAATCTTCACATGGCTGCCTTCCCATATGCCTTTGAGCAGATGAGCTACATGATCTACGACTTCTGTCTTGAGCCATTCAATGACTTTGGCCCGTCTGGCTAGGTCAACATCCTTCTCCCTATTCAGCAACCGTCATCTCTCCTCATTCAGCAATGACTATTGTGTCAATTATACCACAAATAGGCACAAGAAAAGAAAGCCTCTACAGAGCTGTTCGATCCCCTTGCGTTGATGGTGTTGAAATCACTAGAAATTCGACATCATCCAAGGATTCGTTACGAATTTGATGCGGAATACCGGGTAAGATCGTACAACCTTCCTGCGGCTTCAGGGTGATGTCCGTACCATCAATCCACATCTTAGCTTCTCCACTTAAAATGAAGAAAAACTGCTTCGCCTGTTGATGCACATGCTTAATTTCACTCGTTCCCGCGGGCATCCGCTCTTGAATAATGGTCCTATCCACATCCCGCTCTAGGTACCAGCCGTCGCAATTATCGCCCCATATGTAGTGTTCTGCCTGCTCTTTGTGGATTTTCACGATTGGTTTCTCCCCTCGTCGGTTGCTTCTTGGCATACAAAAAAGACAGCCGTTAGATACAGCTGCCTTCTTGGTTTAACCCTATTCCGTTGTATAAGGCAACAATGCGATTGTACGGGAACGCTTGATAGCGATCGTCAATGCACGTTGGTACTTAGCGGAAGTACCAGTTACACGTCTAGGAAGAATCTTCCCGCGCTCACTGATGAACTTTTTAAGAGTTTCAATATCTTTATAGTCAATGTGCTTGATTTTGTTTACTGTGAAGTAACAAACCTTACGACGTTTACCTTTACCGCCTTTACCACGAGGAGCAAATTTGCGGTCGCCGCGATCTTCACTGTTGTTATCTCTTTTTTGGAAAGCCATTAGTTTGTTCAGTCCTTTCTACTTTAGAATGGCAAGTCATCATCGGAAATATCGATCGGTTTTCCGTCATCTATGAAAGGATCCTGCTGTTCGCGCGATCCACCGCCACGATTGCCACTGCCGCTTCCGCCGCCGTAGCTTGCGTTTGCGTTAGACGATCCGCCTTCTTCGCGATTACCGCTGTTGCTGGATTCAAGGAAACGTACATTATCGGCAATAACTTCGGTCACATAAACGCGCTTGCCCTCATTGTTGTCGTAATTCCGTACCTGAATACGTCCTTCCACTGCTGTTAAACGACCTTTACGCAAATAGTTCGCGCATGTTTCAGCAAGCTGCCTCCACGTAACGATATTGATAAAGTCCGCTTCCCGTTCTTTCGACTGTGAATTCGTGAAAGGGCGGTCTACTGCAAGTGTAAATTGTGTAACAGCTACGCCAGCTGGTGTATAACGAAGTTCTGGATCTTTGGTCAATCGACCGATAAGAATAACACGGTTCAACATGGAACAACCCTCCTGACGAAAATACTGGCATGCATTAAGCTACGTCGTTTACGATTAAGTGACGAATGACTTCGTCCGAAATCTTAAGTACGCGATCAAGTTCAGTTACAACAGCAGGTTCTGCGTTGAAGTGTACCAGCACATAGTGCCCGTCACGGAACTTATTGATCTCATACGCAAGACGGCGTTTGCCCATCAGGTCATGTTTGGAGATTTCTCCCCCACCGTTCGTGATGATGCCTTGGAACTTTTCTACTGTAGATTGAACAACTTCTTGCTCAACGTCAGTACGAATGATGTACATCAGTTCATATTTGCGCATGTATTTCACCTCCTTTTGGACTAAGCGGCTCCTTTTTAAGCTTGTCAGACAAGCAAAGGAGCAAGGAGCGAGGATTCTTATTCAAAACTCGCACCTGAATACTATAGCAAATCGAGCGACAGATTACAAGTTTTTCTCTAATAAAATGCGAAGGAGGAAGCTGGTAATGGGATTGATACATGCTTCCCCTCCAAAGGGGTAATCTAATAGACGATGTTATTCTTGAGAAGAGGTGATCATCGTGGGTGAATGGACAGAATTCAATGCTGGCGATCATGTTCCTAACGACGGCGAGTATATGGAAATCGGCGAAAATGCTTTTCACATGGGTATCAAGAATCCCAAAACCGTTACGTTGAAAAAAGGTGACACTTTCCCGGAAAATAGTAACCACAATCGAAAATGGCATCGAAAAAAGATAACGCTAAAATAAGTTCCCATGAACTAGGAGAATGAGCTATGAGAACTACCACGTTTACCTGGCTTTTCACCTTCCTAGGTGCTGCCTTGTGCTTGGTTCATTATTTATTTCATGATCATGATGCCTTTTATATGCTGTTCTACGCGCTTAGTGTACCAGCATGGTTTGCATCAACATTTACGAACATCTATGAGATTTCTATGTTTAAAATGCTCATCATTTATGCGTTAACGATCGCCTCATGGGCCCTGGTTGGATATATCATTGACCGTTTCTCTGTCAGCTACAGAAGGCGTGATAGGAGTCATTAGTAATTGAATGAGAAGCTAGCCCTTGTAGTATACCTGCTTAAGGGCTAGCTTTTTTCAATTGAATGGTCAAACCATAAACCTATATCCTGATCCCCAAACTGTTCCTATATACTGGGGCTTAGATGGGATTTCCTCAATTTTCTCTCTGATTCTAGCGATATGAACCGTTACCGTAGAGGCGTCGCTCATCGCATCCATCCCCCAGATCCTCTCAAAAAGCTCTTCCTTGCCAAATACCCGATTAGGATACTGCAAAAGAAACAGAAGCAGATCAAATTCCTTTTGAGCCAGAACGACTTCATTTCCGTTCACAAAAACTCTTCTGGCATCCTTTTGAATCTCAAGGCCCCTAACCTGGATCGTGCTTCCCTCATTCCCCTTTCCAAACCGCTCTTTCATCCGCTCAAACTTTTTCAGATGGGCGCCAACCCTTGCTACCAGCTCACCCGAACTGAACGGCTTTGTTATATAATCATCCGCACCGAGGCCTAAACCGTTAATTTTATAAATTTCCTCTGCTCTCGCCGATACCAAAAGCACTGGAATATCATCCTGCTCACGTACTTTTTTCAACACTTCAAACCCATCCATATCTGGCAGCATGATATCTAATATAACAAGCTCAAACTCTTCCTCTTTTAGAGCTCTCAAACCCGCTGATCCGCTGTTCACCATTTTTACCGAGTAACCGCTGAGCTCAAGGTAATCCTTTTGCAGATTGGCAATACTTTGGTCATCTTCAACAATCAAAATTCTTTTCATCATAACCTCCAGACATGTTAGAACTTCTTAAGAGATATCATGATCCCTGTTCCCTCACCTACAGCGCTTTTAGCCCATATTTTCCCGTCGTGCCCTTCTATAATTTGCTTCGCTATAGCAAGACCCAGCCCACTGCCGCTTTTTCTTGAAGGGTCTACCTGATAAAATCGTTCAAATATGTAGGGAAGTTTGTTCTCGGGTATTCCTTTTCCATTGTCCTTAATTTCTATAATAGCAGACGTTCTAGTTTCCCTGAGAATAATGTCAATCTTGCCATTTGCCTTTTCTGCATATGTCATAGCATTATCAAGAATATTTTGTACGACCCTCTTTAATCTTTCACGATCAATTAATACTTTGACAGGCTCCTTTAATTCATTTATTAACGCTAAGGCTAAATTAGCCTTTTCACACTCATATTTATGATCCGCGACGCAATCCTCGAAATAACTCGCCAAATCACTCTTCTCAAAATGGTAAGGAAGCTGGTTCAAATCGAGCTTAGAATATAAAAGGAGATCATCAATCATCGCGTTTACCAAAATTGCTTTGGATCGGGCGGTTTCCAGATACTCTTCCATTTTCTCAGGTGTCTTGGCTACCCCATCGATAATCCCTTCGATATATCCTTTAATGGAAGTCACAGGCGTCTTTAAGTCATGAGAAATACTTGAAACTAAAAACTTCCTGTTATCATCATATTTTTGCTGCAAATAGACAGACTCCTTCAACTTGATCCGCATTAACTCCAAGGTTCTGCCTAATTCCCGAATCTCGCCTTCGCCTTCTTCGGAAATCTCGTCGCTTAGATCCCCTTCCCTGATTTTCATAGCGGCGTCCTGTAATCTGGAAATCGGTAAAATAATTCCGCGTGAAAACTTATACGAAATCCAAAAATTCATTAGCAAAAAAACAACCGTGAAAAAACTGACCGTAAAAATGCCAAGCAGCATATAAAAGCTTGTTTTCACTTTGACTGGCGCAAGCAGCAGCAGAATGCCCGTATCGCCAGACGAAAGTTTGTAATCCGCTCGGGTAAACATATACATTTTGCCATCAAGCTCTATCTCATCGTGATTAGATTTGTCGCCGGACAGCATTAGGCTTTTCTCGATATCTATTTTATTAAAATTTTGAGTGGCGTACTTAACCTCTCTACCCACTAAAATAATGGCACTGGCACCCAAAACGTTCACTCGATCAGAGAGCTCTTGTTGATATTTCTTATCCAAGAGTTGCTCGAACCCCAAGGTCTGTGCTTCTCTTTTGATCTCACTGATCGCTGCCCTGACCTCGAACACTTTTTGAAACTCCTTCATATCGGCTTCGCGGCTAAAAACTTTCGTATAAGCAGCCACAAAAATAATGACAGCCAGGATCGTCAAACCAATGGAAAGCAGCACAGCCAGCGTATTCATCGTGAAAAATCGTTTCGTTAAGTGCATGTATATTCCTTTCTATACATCCTTGCTGTCAAACAAGTAATACCCTGTAGTAAATAACATGATACCACAACCTGACATGATTAAAATCTGCCGGACTATTTTAAAGACATTGATCGATTCCGAAATCCAGAGGGTATACCAGTCAAACATCGACGTGATAAAGAAACTCGAATAGGATGAGAACACAATGCCCAGAAAATTAAAACCAATAAACACAAGAATGGAGAGGAAAAATACGGCTAGTCCTCCCTGAATCACATTGGATAACAGCACAACGATAAGTGCAAACACAAATACAGGAAAAAAAGTTAAGCCATATGACACAATGACCTTGACGATCCCAAGCAGGCTGGCGGACGAAGGATTAAATATAAAACCAACCAGCAGCGAAAGAACCATAACAAACACAAGGTTCCCAGCAATAAATAGAGCTAAATTCAAAACCTTCGCACTAAAAACACCGAATCTGGAGACCGGTCTTAAAAGTGTTATTTTCATCGTATTCGATGAGGATTCACCGTTAAACATATCGATCGCCACAAAAATAGCGAATAATGGTAAAAGTGTATAAGCAATAAACGACAGAACTACGATGGGAAATTCAACACTCCCTACAACTCTTAATCCAAGGCCATGCTTTATCGTTGTTACGGCAATTTGCCCGATCATAACGGCAAGGATGGACAATATCGCGGCTGCCATCATTTTTTTCTTTTTAAGCAGCTTCACGGCTTCATTCATACATGCAGCTTTAAACCCTGCCACTTCTGTCCACCTCACTAACAAAATAGTTCTCAAGCGACGAATAATAAGATAGAATATTTTGGGTATATTCTACGTTGACCAGCTTGCCTCCGTAAATAATTCCGATTCTTGTGCACGTTAGTTCCACATCGTGAATCAGGTGGCTGGAAATAAAAAAAGTCGTGCCTTCCTGGGAAAGCTGTTTGATCAACTTCCTCATCTCCAGCATCCCCTCTACATCCAGTCCGTTTAAAGGCTCGTCCAAAATTAACAGTTTCGGTTTCGATAGAATCGCCGCCGCTATCCCCAGTCTTTGTTTCATCCCGAGCGAAAATTTTTGTGATTTCTCATTTTTATATTTCAGCATCCCCGTGATTTCAAGACATTCATCAATTCTCCGCTGATCAATTTCTGGATAGAATCTCGCAAAAAGCTTCAGGTTTTCATTTGCCGTCAAATAGGGATAAGATTCCGCTGTTTCAATCATACAGCCTACATACTTCATCGCATTGACGTAGTCTTCTAAAATGCTCGCTCCGAAAATCTTCACATCGCCACGATCCGGCTTCATAAGTCCTGTTATCATCTTCATGGCTGTCGTCTTCCCAGCGCCATTTGGTCCTAGAAAACCAAAAATATCCCCTTGATCTACTTCTAAATTCAACTCGCTGATTCCCCGGCCATTCTTAAATGACTTGGTTAAGTCGTTTATTTCAATCGCCTTG
It contains:
- a CDS encoding MazG-like family protein translates to MLNREKDVDLARRAKVIEWLKTEVVDHVAHLLKGIWEGSHVKIVDGLASLISSGYILGRRLGISFHSLDEAIVEKMKKHRQEGHQLEDWYGDISSLEEHLRKR
- a CDS encoding cupin domain-containing protein, which translates into the protein MKIHKEQAEHYIWGDNCDGWYLERDVDRTIIQERMPAGTSEIKHVHQQAKQFFFILSGEAKMWIDGTDITLKPQEGCTILPGIPHQIRNESLDDVEFLVISTPSTQGDRTAL
- the rpsR gene encoding 30S ribosomal protein S18, with the translated sequence MAFQKRDNNSEDRGDRKFAPRGKGGKGKRRKVCYFTVNKIKHIDYKDIETLKKFISERGKILPRRVTGTSAKYQRALTIAIKRSRTIALLPYTTE
- the ssb gene encoding single-stranded DNA-binding protein, which translates into the protein MLNRVILIGRLTKDPELRYTPAGVAVTQFTLAVDRPFTNSQSKEREADFINIVTWRQLAETCANYLRKGRLTAVEGRIQVRNYDNNEGKRVYVTEVIADNVRFLESSNSGNREEGGSSNANASYGGGSGSGNRGGGSREQQDPFIDDGKPIDISDDDLPF
- the rpsF gene encoding 30S ribosomal protein S6; protein product: MRKYELMYIIRTDVEQEVVQSTVEKFQGIITNGGGEISKHDLMGKRRLAYEINKFRDGHYVLVHFNAEPAVVTELDRVLKISDEVIRHLIVNDVA
- a CDS encoding YjzC family protein, with protein sequence MGEWTEFNAGDHVPNDGEYMEIGENAFHMGIKNPKTVTLKKGDTFPENSNHNRKWHRKKITLK
- a CDS encoding response regulator transcription factor, yielding MKRILIVEDDQSIANLQKDYLELSGYSVKMVNSGSAGLRALKEEEFELVILDIMLPDMDGFEVLKKVREQDDIPVLLVSARAEEIYKINGLGLGADDYITKPFSSGELVARVGAHLKKFERMKERFGKGNEGSTIQVRGLEIQKDARRVFVNGNEVVLAQKEFDLLLFLLQYPNRVFGKEELFERIWGMDAMSDASTVTVHIARIREKIEEIPSKPQYIGTVWGSGYRFMV
- a CDS encoding sensor histidine kinase; this encodes MHLTKRFFTMNTLAVLLSIGLTILAVIIFVAAYTKVFSREADMKEFQKVFEVRAAISEIKREAQTLGFEQLLDKKYQQELSDRVNVLGASAIILVGREVKYATQNFNKIDIEKSLMLSGDKSNHDEIELDGKMYMFTRADYKLSSGDTGILLLLAPVKVKTSFYMLLGIFTVSFFTVVFLLMNFWISYKFSRGIILPISRLQDAAMKIREGDLSDEISEEGEGEIRELGRTLELMRIKLKESVYLQQKYDDNRKFLVSSISHDLKTPVTSIKGYIEGIIDGVAKTPEKMEEYLETARSKAILVNAMIDDLLLYSKLDLNQLPYHFEKSDLASYFEDCVADHKYECEKANLALALINELKEPVKVLIDRERLKRVVQNILDNAMTYAEKANGKIDIILRETRTSAIIEIKDNGKGIPENKLPYIFERFYQVDPSRKSGSGLGLAIAKQIIEGHDGKIWAKSAVGEGTGIMISLKKF
- a CDS encoding ABC transporter permease, giving the protein MAGFKAACMNEAVKLLKKKKMMAAAILSILAVMIGQIAVTTIKHGLGLRVVGSVEFPIVVLSFIAYTLLPLFAIFVAIDMFNGESSSNTMKITLLRPVSRFGVFSAKVLNLALFIAGNLVFVMVLSLLVGFIFNPSSASLLGIVKVIVSYGLTFFPVFVFALIVVLLSNVIQGGLAVFFLSILVFIGFNFLGIVFSSYSSFFITSMFDWYTLWISESINVFKIVRQILIMSGCGIMLFTTGYYLFDSKDV
- a CDS encoding ABC transporter ATP-binding protein gives rise to the protein MTVKAIEINDLTKSFKNGRGISELNLEVDQGDIFGFLGPNGAGKTTAMKMITGLMKPDRGDVKIFGASILEDYVNAMKYVGCMIETAESYPYLTANENLKLFARFYPEIDQRRIDECLEITGMLKYKNEKSQKFSLGMKQRLGIAAAILSKPKLLILDEPLNGLDVEGMLEMRKLIKQLSQEGTTFFISSHLIHDVELTCTRIGIIYGGKLVNVEYTQNILSYYSSLENYFVSEVDRSGRV